TAGCTGGGTAGCTACGTGTGGACGGGATAAGTGCTGAAAGCATCTAAGCATGAAGCCCCCCTCAAGATGAGATTTCCCATCACGCAAGTGAGTAAGACCCCTTAGAGATGATGAGGTTGATAGGTCTGGTGTGGAAGCGTGGTGACACGTGGAGCTGACAGATACTAATCGGTCGAGGGCTTATCCTTAAAAAAGCATAACGTTTGGAAACGTCGTATCTAGTTTTGAGAGAACATACTCTCTAATTTAATAGATCATGGTGAAAGTCATGGTTAGGTCTAGTGATGATGGCAAAGAGGTCACACCCGTTCCCATACCGAACACGGAAGTTAAGCTCTTTAGCGCCGATGGTAGTTGGGGGTTTCCCCCTGTTAGAGTAGGACGTCGCTAGGCAATGAGGAAGATGGATGAAAATCCATCTTCTTTTTTTGTGCTTTTAAAAAGAAGATAAGGTGGTTTGGCGGATACCAAACTTCTGATTATAGGTGACTGGGGTGTGAAAGGTGGAGGGTATAGAGCTTGGATCGGGCAGAGATTGGTTGTCGAGATTTAGCGAACGGCCTTTATTTTTGGTTTTAGACTTAATTGAGGTTCTTTCCGACTTAATTCGCTCTCATTTCGACTTAATTTTGTGCATTCAGGCTTAATTATGGAAGGGAGATACCCCACTCCGTATGCTTCGAAGATGCGTTTCAACCACGTAACCCTATCACAACCCCTCAAAATCGGAAGAAGATGGCCACAGCCATCTTCCATAACGCGATATTCTTCAGCAAAAGCTCTAAAAATCCATTTAAGAACAACATTAGCAACTCCTTCAACCATCAACCAAGCCAGTACCAACTAAAATACCTTAAATCTCACCCTCAAATGCACAAATCTCTCCAAAACCAACTTCCGCCACGACAAACAAACACCACCAAAACAAACCCCAAGCCCATATTTCTAACCGATTTTATGCTAAACTAAAAGATAAAAACAATGGGGAGGCCATATATCATGAAGAATGTTCATTTTGATACATCCAGCGTACATGCAAGTGGTCATAATAGTGTGAAGTCGGTAAGTAAGATCAATCCGATCTATCAGACGTCAGCTTTTTCTTTTAACGATCTTGACGACCTAGAGGATTATTTTAGAGGAAAGAACGATTACTTATATACGCGTATGAATAACCCGAACCAGAACGATTTTGCGAGTGGTGTTGCTAACCTTGAACAAGCTCCTGCGGGTGTTGTGACCTCATCGGGTATGTCAGCCATTTTAGTAGGTATCTTAGCAGTTACACAAGTCGGTGATCATATTCTAGCTTGTGATGATTTGTATGGTGGCACCTATCAGCTTCTTTCTGATGATCTTAAGAGTTTTGGAATCGAAACCACATTCGTTTCATTCAAGGACTTAGATGAGGTTAAACGAAACATTCGAAGCAACACGAAGCTCATTTATTCAGAATCCATAACGAATCCTTTATTGCGTGTAGAGGATTTAGAGGGACTTGTTGCCATTGCAAAAGAACATAATCTTACGACGATGATTGATAATACATTCGCCACACCTTATGTACTAAAGCCGTACACAAAAGGTGTTGATCTCGTAGTTCATAGTGCAACGAAGTACTTGAATGGACATAGCGACGTGACAGCAGGTGTAGTAGTAGGGAAAGAGGAGTTAATCGCAAAGGCTCAAGCAAAAATGATTCACCTTGGCTGTAATCTAGGACCGTTTGATGCGTGGCTGGCTTCTAGGGGCTTGAAAACGTTAAGCGTTCGTATGGAGCGTCATATTTCTAATGCAACTGAATTAGCGAAGCAGCTTAAACAGACAGAGGGAATTAAAACCGTCTACTATCCAGAATACGTGAGTGAAACGGGTAATTCTTCTATTGTAACCATCGAACTTGATGAAAACAGCAACGTTCATACGTTTTTTAAGTCATTGGATTGGGTTCATATTGTTCCGACGCTTGCAGGTGTAGAAACGACGGTCTCTTATCCACTCGGAACTTCTCACCGATCTTTACCAGCAGAGACATGTGAAAAATTGGGGATCAATAAGAATGTGATCAGAATTTCTGTTGGGATTGAAAATATTGAGGATATCGCGACTGTTTTTAAAGAAGCTGCCAAAAAAGCCCTGTTACAATAGGGCTTTTAGGCTTTATAATGTAATATAAACGAATTGTTTATCTTTGTCGAAATGTGTTATGATATCGGAGTGAAAGCGCTTCATCATATACATCAAGGGAGGCATAAAAATGAAGCCAAAACAAGAATTACAGCGTGGGCTCGAAGAACGACATATAACACTTATGTCGCTTGGGGCAGCTATTGGAGTGGGCTTATTTTTAGGGTCAGCTTCAGCAATTGAAATGGCGGGGCCAGCAATTTTATTAGCATATGCATTAGGCGGAGCCGTAATGTTCATTATTATGAGAGCATTAGGAGAGATGGCGATTCATCAACCGGTTGCCGGATCTTTTAGCCGATATGCAAGAAACTATATTGGACCACTAGCTGGTTATTTAACTGGCTGGAACTATTGGTTCTTGTGGATCGTAACATGTATGGCTGAGATCACAGCCGTAGGTATTTATATGAAGATGTGGTACCCAGATGTACCCGTTTGGATTTGGGCACTATCTGCACTTGTGATTATGGCTAGCATTAACTTGCTTGCTATCAAAGCGTATGGAGAGTTTGAATTCTGGTTTGCACTGATTAAGATCGTTGCCATCGTATTAATGATTGTAACTGGTTTAGGCATGATACTATTTGGTTTTGGTAACGGTGGAGTAGCAACAGGAATCAGTAACCTTTGGGAAAATGGCGGTTTCGCACCTAATGGCATACAGGGAATCCTGATGTCTATGCAGATGGTTATGTTTGCATTCTTAGGAATCGAGATGATCGGTGTTACAGCAGGTGAAGTTAAGAATCCTGAAAAATCTTTAGCAAGAGCTGTGAACTCTGTATTCTGGCGTATCCTGATTTTCTACGTAGGGGCATTATTTGTTATCATGTCCATCTACCCGTGGGATCAGATTGGAACGCAAGGAAGTCCGTTCGTTCTTACATTTGAAAAGATCGGTATCGGACAAGCTGCTGGTATCATTAACTTTGTTGTATTAACAGCTGCATTATCTAGCTGTAACAGTGGAATATTCAGTACAGGACGCATGCTTTTCAACTTGGCTGAACAAAAACAAGCACCAGCAGGACTTCATAAAGTAAGTAAGACGGGTGTACCTTCTGTAGCTGTATTAGTTTCAGCGGGAGCACTTCTTATTGGAGTCGTGTTAAACTATCTTGTTCCTGAAAAAGTTTTCGTATGGGTAACAAGTATCTCAACATTCGGAGCGATCTGGACATGGTCCATTATTCTTGTGTCTCAGCTTAAGTTCCGTAAAAGGTTGAGTGAAGAAGAAAAGAAATCACTGAAATTTAAAGTACCGTTCTTTCCGTATGGATCATATATCGCATTAGCTATTTTAATCTTTGTTGTCGGAATCATGGCATACTTCCCAGATACACGTATCGCCTTGATCGTAGGACCGTGTTGGTTAATCTTATTAACAGCGATCTACTATTTAAAAGGGTTCAACAAACGCACTGAAAACAACGATAAAGTGGCATAAAATAGAGGGCACTGGAAATAAATAAAATTTCTAGTGCCTAATATTTTTAAAACACTTGCATCATACTAAGAAACGTGATATATTAATAAATGTCCGAAACAAGTTGTTATCTAAACCAGAAAAAACAACATTTTATAACGTCGCGGGGTGGAGCAGTCTGGTAGCTCGTCGGGCTCATAACCCGAAGGTCGCAGGTTCAAATCCTGTCCCCGCAACCAATTTAAATTTCATGAACATTTACTACATCAATTACATACAAGCTGGACCCGTGGTGTAGTGGTTAACATGCCTGCCTGTCACGCAGGAGATCGCCGGTTCGACCCCGGTCGGGTCCGCCACTTTTAAAAAACGAAACAAGGTTTCGTGTTTTTTTATGTCTAAAAGTAAGTTAAACTAAAAATATACAACTGTCACCTTAGGAGTTTTATTATAATCCTAAGGCTTTTTTATAAGTTGATTTAAGAGTTGAGGTTGATTTCCGCTCCAGGTACTTCGCTTTCCGCGGGGCGACCGGTGAGCCCCTTGCCGCTTTGCGCCCTTAAGGGTCTCACCTGACCAGTTACAGTGGCTAGCCCCTCGAGGTCAAAAATTAAACGGTCAAGAAGGCAAAGTGCGCCTTCCTAGCCCATTCAACTTTTGCTGGTCGGGGCTGAACGAGCCACTTTCACATTTAGAACTGACCGCTCGTCCCGCAGGAGTCTCGTACCTTCCATACAATCAACTTAATCAATGAGGTTTTGCAAAGCTATTTAATAAACATGCTAAAGTAAAGACCAGAGAGGAGCACATCCATGATTAAAGATGAATTTGAATGGATCAACAGCATCACGCCTCGGCACTTCTTTCAAAAAGAGGTTGTTCAAGGAATCGGTGATGACGCTGCTCTTTGGTCGGTGAACGAAGAGATGGATCAAATCGTTTGTGTGGATACCATGGTAGAAGGTGTTCATTTTACGAAGAATACGTTATCTCCTTATCAAGCTGGCTTTAAAGCACTTGCTGTGAACGTGAGTGATATAGCCGCGATGGGTGGTATTCCGCAGTTCTATCTCGTCTCGATCGCGATTCCACCTGAATGGTCGGAGGATGAACTGCAAGAGATCTATCGTGGGATGGGGAAACTTGCAGAGAAATACAAAATGGATCTTCTGGGCGGAGATACCGTTTCTACAAAAGGGCTGTTAGTATTAACAGTGACGGTTATTGGAAAAGTAGAAAAAGGAAGATCTCTATTAAGAAGCAACGCGAGACCAGGAGACTCTGTATTTTTAACAGGAACAACGGGTGAATCAGCGGCAGGACTCAACATTCTGCTTGAAAAAACAAGACATGCTGAACTCACGGCAAATGAAGAAAAATGGAAAAGTCAACATCAGATGCCCATTCCTCATATCCAGCAGGGAAGAATTCTCGCAGGTAGCGGTTTTCGAATCTCCTTGAACGATGTTAGTGACGGAGTGGCGAGCGAACTGAATGAGATCGCTGAAGCAAGTAACGTTTCCATTCATATAGAAAGAAACAGCATGCCTGTTAGTGAGTCCTTAAGAGATTTACCAGAGGATGACGTGCTTCACCATCAGTTGTTTGGTGGCGAAGACTATGTGCTGGTTGGAACAGCTTCAGAAGAAGATTTTAAGGTGCTGGCAGATACATTCAAACAACATGAGC
This genomic interval from Fictibacillus halophilus contains the following:
- a CDS encoding amino acid permease; this translates as MKPKQELQRGLEERHITLMSLGAAIGVGLFLGSASAIEMAGPAILLAYALGGAVMFIIMRALGEMAIHQPVAGSFSRYARNYIGPLAGYLTGWNYWFLWIVTCMAEITAVGIYMKMWYPDVPVWIWALSALVIMASINLLAIKAYGEFEFWFALIKIVAIVLMIVTGLGMILFGFGNGGVATGISNLWENGGFAPNGIQGILMSMQMVMFAFLGIEMIGVTAGEVKNPEKSLARAVNSVFWRILIFYVGALFVIMSIYPWDQIGTQGSPFVLTFEKIGIGQAAGIINFVVLTAALSSCNSGIFSTGRMLFNLAEQKQAPAGLHKVSKTGVPSVAVLVSAGALLIGVVLNYLVPEKVFVWVTSISTFGAIWTWSIILVSQLKFRKRLSEEEKKSLKFKVPFFPYGSYIALAILIFVVGIMAYFPDTRIALIVGPCWLILLTAIYYLKGFNKRTENNDKVA
- the thiL gene encoding thiamine-phosphate kinase; its protein translation is MIKDEFEWINSITPRHFFQKEVVQGIGDDAALWSVNEEMDQIVCVDTMVEGVHFTKNTLSPYQAGFKALAVNVSDIAAMGGIPQFYLVSIAIPPEWSEDELQEIYRGMGKLAEKYKMDLLGGDTVSTKGLLVLTVTVIGKVEKGRSLLRSNARPGDSVFLTGTTGESAAGLNILLEKTRHAELTANEEKWKSQHQMPIPHIQQGRILAGSGFRISLNDVSDGVASELNEIAEASNVSIHIERNSMPVSESLRDLPEDDVLHHQLFGGEDYVLVGTASEEDFKVLADTFKQHELPLYEIGKVGEAGKAEVFLHKQDEKPELLTKKGYNHFRER
- a CDS encoding trans-sulfuration enzyme family protein; its protein translation is MKNVHFDTSSVHASGHNSVKSVSKINPIYQTSAFSFNDLDDLEDYFRGKNDYLYTRMNNPNQNDFASGVANLEQAPAGVVTSSGMSAILVGILAVTQVGDHILACDDLYGGTYQLLSDDLKSFGIETTFVSFKDLDEVKRNIRSNTKLIYSESITNPLLRVEDLEGLVAIAKEHNLTTMIDNTFATPYVLKPYTKGVDLVVHSATKYLNGHSDVTAGVVVGKEELIAKAQAKMIHLGCNLGPFDAWLASRGLKTLSVRMERHISNATELAKQLKQTEGIKTVYYPEYVSETGNSSIVTIELDENSNVHTFFKSLDWVHIVPTLAGVETTVSYPLGTSHRSLPAETCEKLGINKNVIRISVGIENIEDIATVFKEAAKKALLQ